A single window of Salvia splendens isolate huo1 chromosome 6, SspV2, whole genome shotgun sequence DNA harbors:
- the LOC121809100 gene encoding uncharacterized protein LOC121809100 codes for MEEINNYIYKIFQQKTESDRKPVKVATVFIRQYDGAEAITYGETVNVSALYLQGYQGNLKWEYTSLLHHELTHVFQWDGEGQAQIGLVGGMADYMILASNYYPEGFASRGMGQRWDQGYDFTARFLEYCEGLKPGFVAALNKKMRHNFSESFFVELLGKPVAQLWSEYKAKYGNIHSTVLKKNKLNN; via the coding sequence ATGGAAGAGATCAACAACTACATCTATAAAATTTTCCAGCAAAAAACCGAATCCGACAGGAAACCAGTGAAAGTGGCCACAGTTTTCATCCGGCAATACGACGGCGCAGAGGCCATAACCTACGGCGAGACCGTCAACGTCAGTGCACTCTACTTACAAGGGTACCAAGGGAACCTCAAATGGGAGTACACATCTCTCCTCCACCACGAGCTCACGCATGTTTTCCAGTGGGACGGCGAGGGGCAGGCGCAGATAGGCCTCGTTGGGGGGATGGCTGATTACATGATACTTGCGTCCAACTATTATCCCGAGGGATTCGCGAGTCGCGGGATGGGGCAGAGGTGGGACCAGGGCTATGATTTCACGGCGAGGTTCTTGGAGTATTGTGAGGGGCTGAAACCGGGGTTTGTGGCGGCGTTGAATAAGAAGATGAGGCATAATTTTTCTGAGAGTTTCTTTGTGGAGTTGTTGGGGAAGCCGGTGGCGCAGCTATGGTCGGAGTATAAGGCTAAATATGGGAATATTCATTCTACTGTTTTAAAGAAGAATAAATTGAATAATTGA